The following proteins come from a genomic window of Limosilactobacillus reuteri:
- a CDS encoding IS3 family transposase, translating into MNRNTQSGGGKGLRYQAIKELNQENGWSISQLCKIADSSRDGYYKWLNRKPSRYHNEQAELLEAIVELEEEHNWTLGYLAMTTQLSFENRLSFTAGLKRITNCMRKHGIRSNIRKKKRNRIQRHEEYINDNLLQGQFNRETKNEVWVTDTTEVAYGEHTLHKVRVHVILDLYGRYALSYNISDTETSSAVIETFNRAFTVEPDAQPMVHTDRGSAYCSSMFNDYLASKNCIHSMSHPGHPWENSPIERWWNDFKLIWINKHNRPKTLAELEQLVKGAIEYFNTKRAYTSKNGLTAEQFRNQAS; encoded by the coding sequence AATACGCAATCGGGAGGTGGAAAAGGACTCCGGTACCAAGCCATCAAAGAACTAAATCAAGAAAATGGATGGTCAATTAGCCAGTTGTGTAAAATAGCTGATTCTTCGCGAGATGGTTATTACAAATGGCTCAATCGAAAGCCAAGTCGATATCATAATGAGCAAGCAGAGTTACTTGAAGCGATTGTAGAGTTAGAAGAAGAACATAATTGGACGCTGGGATATTTAGCGATGACTACACAGTTAAGCTTTGAAAACCGTTTAAGCTTTACCGCTGGATTAAAACGAATAACTAATTGCATGCGTAAGCATGGAATTAGATCAAATATTAGGAAGAAGAAGCGCAATCGAATTCAACGCCATGAAGAATACATCAATGACAACTTATTGCAGGGACAATTCAACCGTGAAACTAAAAATGAAGTGTGGGTTACCGACACAACGGAAGTTGCCTACGGCGAACACACACTTCATAAAGTACGAGTACACGTTATTTTAGATTTATATGGTCGTTACGCTTTAAGCTACAATATTTCAGACACAGAAACTTCATCAGCAGTAATTGAAACCTTTAATCGTGCTTTTACGGTTGAACCTGATGCGCAACCAATGGTCCATACTGACCGCGGATCAGCTTACTGCTCAAGTATGTTCAACGACTACTTAGCCTCTAAAAATTGTATTCATAGTATGTCACACCCCGGTCATCCTTGGGAAAACTCCCCCATAGAGCGTTGGTGGAATGACTTCAAGCTAATCTGGATTAACAAACATAATCGTCCTAAGACGCTAGCAGAGCTAGAACAGCTCGTCAAAGGAGCCATTGAATACTTTAATACCAAACGCGCTTACACAAGCAAAAACGGCTTGACCGCGGAACAATTCCGCAATCAAGCCTCCTAA
- a CDS encoding LysM domain-containing protein, with the protein MNTNNLNGTRYIIQWGDTLSGISAATGIPMAKLCYDNNIQNANLIFAGDVLILNREGSVPAVYDPNVNPNVVAQTKITINNGPTTVNIAVQPQSVVKNYDNSDNSDHSTTIYKAGAVNSFNNNDNDNEQSASQSSSTKSPKHKKHQSSSIDASDIVSGLNDANDNDKLSFDEGDGGSDADELNVDSAAILKDAKKNDYDAILSEIESALGSKAKKDTTVYIEKDGNEIHVYASVNDDADSSNSSSTKDDEDSDSSSSSESESSDDSSQSSSDDEDSHSQATTSDQDTDTSDDE; encoded by the coding sequence ATTAATACCAATAACCTTAATGGCACTCGTTATATTATTCAGTGGGGTGACACTTTATCAGGGATCTCAGCTGCAACCGGGATTCCTATGGCTAAACTTTGCTATGATAATAACATTCAAAATGCTAACTTAATTTTTGCCGGGGATGTTCTTATCTTAAACCGTGAAGGAAGCGTTCCTGCTGTCTATGATCCCAATGTAAATCCAAATGTTGTGGCCCAGACTAAAATTACAATCAATAACGGACCAACTACAGTAAATATTGCCGTTCAACCACAATCAGTTGTTAAAAATTACGATAATTCCGACAATTCTGATCATTCGACAACAATTTACAAGGCGGGCGCAGTGAATTCATTTAATAACAATGACAATGATAATGAACAAAGCGCTAGTCAATCTAGCTCAACTAAGTCCCCTAAGCATAAAAAACATCAATCTTCATCAATCGATGCTTCTGACATTGTAAGTGGCTTGAACGATGCTAATGATAATGACAAGTTATCCTTTGATGAAGGGGATGGCGGTAGTGATGCTGATGAACTTAATGTTGATTCGGCAGCGATCTTAAAAGATGCTAAGAAGAATGACTATGATGCGATCCTTAGTGAAATTGAAAGTGCCCTAGGTTCAAAAGCTAAGAAGGATACGACAGTTTACATTGAAAAAGATGGCAACGAGATCCATGTTTACGCTAGTGTCAATGATGACGCTGATAGCAGCAATAGTAGCAGCACTAAGGATGACGAAGATAGTGATAGTAGCAGTAGCAGCGAAAGTGAGAGCAGCGATGACAGCAGTCAAAGCAGCAGTGACGATGAAGATAGCCACAGTCAAGCTACTACTAGCGATCAAGACACCGACACTTCTGACGATGAGTAA